A single genomic interval of Eleutherodactylus coqui strain aEleCoq1 chromosome 3, aEleCoq1.hap1, whole genome shotgun sequence harbors:
- the CCDC134 gene encoding coiled-coil domain-containing protein 134, which yields MDPVQVLSLLLVLLSLGNCADTNKQRKDTAFEIYKKLFEVKRKDQINALNNLIELNDVNQQYKIIDIMLKGLFKVLEDSRAILIAAGVQPDSPFPVDEKIKDAYSHTVENSAFFGDVVLRFPKIVHHYFDRNSNWNNLIRWGIGFCNLSGIFDDGPHSQLLGLMSQELGISEKSPDYRNPFRTENMEFLPNTDAFQKALKEEEKRRRKEEKRKEIRKGPRITRSRSEL from the exons ATGGATCCCGTCCAAGTATTGAGTCTTCTGCTCGTTCTGCTATCCTTGGGGAATTGCGCAGATACAAACAAGCAGAGGAAGGACACTGCTTTTGAGATCT ATAAGAAGCTTTTTGAGGTGAAGAGGAAGGATCAGATCAATGCCCTCAATAACCTGATTGAGCTAAATGATGTCAACCAGCAGTACAAGATTATTGACATAATGCTAAAGGGGCTTTTTAAG GTGCTGGAAGACTCCCGAGCGATTCTCATTGCAGCAGGAGTACAGCCTGATAGTCCGTTCCCTGTAGACGAGAAGATTAAAGATG CCTATTCACACACGGTGGAGAATTCTGCATTCTTTGGAGATGTCGTACTACGTTTTCCCAAGATCGTTCACCATTATTTTGATCGAAATTCCAACTGGAACAACTTAATTCGGTGGGGTATTGGCTTTTGTAATCTGAGTGGCATCTTTGATGACGGTCCACATTCCCAACTTCTTGGCCTG ATGTCTCAGGAGTTGGGCATCAGTGAAAAGTCCCCTGATTATCGAAATCCCTTTAGGACTGAAAATATGGAA TTTTTACCCAATACAGATGCCTTTCAGAAAGCGTTAAAAGAGGAGGAGAAGCGAAGACGTAAAGAAGAGAAGCGGAAAGAAATCCGTAAAGGCCCTCGAATAACACGCTCTCGGTCTGAATTATAA